Proteins from a genomic interval of Liolophura sinensis isolate JHLJ2023 chromosome 3, CUHK_Ljap_v2, whole genome shotgun sequence:
- the LOC135464046 gene encoding receptor-binding cancer antigen expressed on SiSo cells-like isoform X2, with translation MAVGGLVRKLFSFLMVLLSPLKRLMCWMGRRRKNSGTILPLANHYPPPDISQSVPSNETELEPWDSWGGGDNSANHQYIDSNPSHQEEETEVDFFRDMKPEVRKTKKIFIRKKEDPTPMYQSGLSSRLAMTSEVPATGPDLGTWDESENAWGEEIREDLTWEAQAAIREKRKAEREQRHLAQQKKKYEREAHKMNKRDTHLSAVKLS, from the exons ATGGCAGTGGGAGGGCTGGTGAGAAAACTGTTCAGTTTCCTGATGGTGTTGCTATCTCCCCTGAAACGACTTATGTGTTGGATGGGACGACGGCGAAAGAATTCAGGGACAATTCTGCCTTTAGCCAATCACTATCCTCCTCCTGATATATCTCAGAGTGTACCCAGCAATGAG ACTGAGCTTGAACCTTGGGACAGCTGGGGAGGGGGAGACAATTCAGCCAATCACCAGTACATTGACAGTAACCCCTCCCATCAAGAGGAGGAGACAGAAGTGGATTTCTTTCGCGATATGAAACCAGAAGTTCGGAAAACCAAAAAA ATATTTATACGTAAGAAAGAGGATCCTACCCCAATGTATCAGTCTGGGTTGTCTAGTCGACTGGCTATGACCTCAGAAGTTCCAGCAACG GGCCCTGATCTGGGAACATGGGATGAGTCGGAGAATGCTTGGGGAGAGGAGATCAGAGAAGATTTAACCTGGGAGGCTCAGGCAGCGATACGGGAGAAACGTAAAGCTGAGAGGGAGCAGAGGCATTTGGCTCAGCAGAAAAAGAAATACGAGCGAGAAGctcacaaaatgaacaaaagagACACCCATTTATCAGCTGTGAAACTGTCATGA
- the LOC135464046 gene encoding receptor-binding cancer antigen expressed on SiSo cells-like isoform X1 — protein sequence MFVVFINANMAVGGLVRKLFSFLMVLLSPLKRLMCWMGRRRKNSGTILPLANHYPPPDISQSVPSNETELEPWDSWGGGDNSANHQYIDSNPSHQEEETEVDFFRDMKPEVRKTKKIFIRKKEDPTPMYQSGLSSRLAMTSEVPATGPDLGTWDESENAWGEEIREDLTWEAQAAIREKRKAEREQRHLAQQKKKYEREAHKMNKRDTHLSAVKLS from the exons AT gtttgttgtatttattaatgCAAACATGGCAGTGGGAGGGCTGGTGAGAAAACTGTTCAGTTTCCTGATGGTGTTGCTATCTCCCCTGAAACGACTTATGTGTTGGATGGGACGACGGCGAAAGAATTCAGGGACAATTCTGCCTTTAGCCAATCACTATCCTCCTCCTGATATATCTCAGAGTGTACCCAGCAATGAG ACTGAGCTTGAACCTTGGGACAGCTGGGGAGGGGGAGACAATTCAGCCAATCACCAGTACATTGACAGTAACCCCTCCCATCAAGAGGAGGAGACAGAAGTGGATTTCTTTCGCGATATGAAACCAGAAGTTCGGAAAACCAAAAAA ATATTTATACGTAAGAAAGAGGATCCTACCCCAATGTATCAGTCTGGGTTGTCTAGTCGACTGGCTATGACCTCAGAAGTTCCAGCAACG GGCCCTGATCTGGGAACATGGGATGAGTCGGAGAATGCTTGGGGAGAGGAGATCAGAGAAGATTTAACCTGGGAGGCTCAGGCAGCGATACGGGAGAAACGTAAAGCTGAGAGGGAGCAGAGGCATTTGGCTCAGCAGAAAAAGAAATACGAGCGAGAAGctcacaaaatgaacaaaagagACACCCATTTATCAGCTGTGAAACTGTCATGA
- the LOC135463940 gene encoding protein quick-to-court-like, translated as MSACCSSDEMASSHTSSNREFMTTGSDVETRSHCSLADSLESEALEVNGEKSTEASLQRSSSSRLPRLQRSHTFNTKSPVNKSGIYVDARKDERNARGRFSIPRDDISCLPHADCGGTNSLCHWNSDGKAQVRENTTSKRRFELQHSLHEREAETPEYITPSQRKDHLIKDLKAQVRELKQTLQHRDMEAEQMKLELKEEAAGEVEKRNEELENVRKELEDMKCKYEDLTKSYEESVKAVTTMEQTMDELKTAMECKEKEQEKLYLQMYRKGRQVAQIEREEELEDMVGKGIRSPSFTIRELVRKLAVTETELAKWQSLRRKESYEEGEKPESESEATLRFLRDSFFHYLTDAKSSDDHLRAIIRIFNFDEEHRKKIAKALLDGKHLKK; from the exons ATGAGCGCGTGCTGTTCTTCAGATGAAATGGCTTCTTCACATACATCATCAAACAGGGAGTTCATGACAACCGGAAGTGACGTAGAAACACGCAGCCATTGCAGTTTGGCGGACAGTTTGGAATCCGAGGCCCTCGAAGTAAATGGCGAGAAGTCCACTGAGGCTAGTTTGCAACGGAGTTCGTCATCCCGTCTTCCCAGGTTACAGCGGTCTCACACGTTCAACACAAAGAGTCCGGTCAATAAATCCGGCATTTACGTGGACGCGAGAAAAGACGAGAGGAATGCACGTGGCAGATTTTCAATACCACGTGACGATATTTCATGTTTGCCGCACGCAGATTGCGGAGGTACCAACTCCCTGTGTCACTGGAACTCGGACGGCAAGGCGCAAGTCCGGGAAAACACAACGAGTAAACGCCGATTTGAGCTGCAGCATTCTCTGCACGAGCGAGAGGCGGAAACTCCCGAGTACATCACTCCGAGTCAGCGGAAAGACCATCTGATCAAAGACCTGAAAGCACAGGTGCGAGAGCTGAAACAGACCTTGCAACATCGAGACATGGAGGCGGAACAGATGAAACTCGAACTGAAAGAAGAAGCCGCCGGGGAGGTGGAAAAACGAAACGAGGAATTGGAAAATGTTCGAAAAGAGCTGGAAGACATGAAATGCAAATACGAAGACCTGACGAAATCGTACGAAGAGTCAGTAAAGGCGGTGACAACCATGGAACAGACAATGGATGAGCTGAAG ACGGCCATGGAGTGTAAGGAGAAGGAACAGGAAAAACTTTATCTGCAGATGTACCGGAAAGGCCGCCAGGTGGCGCAGATTGAGCGCGAGGAAGAG CTTGAGGACATGGTGGGTAAAGGCATAAGGAGTCCCAGCTTCACCATTCGGGAGTTAGTCCGAAAGTTAGCGGTCACCGAGACAGAATTGGCCAAGTGGCAATCTCTGCGGCGGAAAGAGTCCTACGAAGAGGGTGAAAAGCCGGAAAGCGAATCGGAGGCAACCCTCCGCTTTCTTAGGGACTCTTTTTTCCATTATTTGACTGACGCCAAATCTTCGGACGATCACCTTCGAGCGATTATTCGGATTTTTAATTTCGACGAAGAACATCGGAAAAAGATCGCCAAGGCCCTGCTGGACGGGAAGCACTTGAAGAAATAA